A region from the Clostridium beijerinckii genome encodes:
- a CDS encoding 6-phospho-beta-glucosidase yields the protein MKDKKIKIVTIGGGSSYTPELIEGFIKRKDELPIGELWLVDIEDGKEKLEIVGAMAKRMVKAAGIDWKVNLTLDRREALKDADFVTTQFRVGLLDARIKDERIPLSHGIIGQETNGAGGMLKAFRTIPVILDIIDDMRELCPDAWFVNFTNPSGMITEAAIKYGGWDKTVGLCNLAINAIKDCSKVLKIPEKDLFFKFAGLNHFHWHRVWDKDGNERTEEILNKMYNPEFEKEAIGFGVANIKDVKFNFEQLKDLEMLPCPYHRYYYVKDDMLKSELEEFSKGETRAEVVKRTETELFELYKDPKLDYKPEQLTKRGGAYYSDAACELITSIYNDKRITMVVSTTNKGSIEDLPYDSVVEISSIITANGPQPINWGKFNPAARGMVQMMKGMEETIISAAVTGNYNKALHAFTINPLVPSGEIAKELLNEMLLAHKKYLPQFKEAIEQLTMQNE from the coding sequence ATGAAAGATAAGAAAATCAAAATAGTTACCATTGGTGGCGGATCAAGTTATACTCCTGAATTAATTGAAGGATTTATAAAGAGGAAAGACGAATTGCCTATTGGAGAATTGTGGCTTGTTGATATTGAAGACGGAAAAGAAAAACTTGAAATTGTAGGGGCCATGGCTAAAAGAATGGTTAAAGCTGCAGGCATTGATTGGAAAGTTAATTTAACTTTAGATAGAAGAGAAGCACTTAAAGACGCAGATTTTGTGACAACTCAATTTAGAGTTGGTCTTTTAGATGCAAGAATAAAGGATGAAAGAATTCCTTTAAGTCATGGAATAATTGGACAAGAAACTAATGGCGCTGGTGGTATGCTTAAAGCATTTAGAACAATTCCAGTAATACTAGACATAATAGATGACATGAGAGAATTATGCCCTGATGCATGGTTTGTTAATTTTACAAATCCATCCGGTATGATAACAGAAGCTGCTATTAAATATGGTGGATGGGATAAAACTGTTGGATTATGCAATCTTGCAATTAATGCTATTAAAGATTGTAGTAAGGTTTTAAAAATTCCAGAAAAAGATTTATTCTTTAAATTTGCAGGATTAAATCACTTCCATTGGCACAGAGTATGGGATAAAGACGGAAATGAAAGAACTGAGGAAATACTTAATAAAATGTATAATCCAGAGTTTGAAAAAGAAGCTATTGGCTTTGGAGTAGCTAATATTAAAGATGTTAAGTTCAATTTTGAACAACTTAAAGATTTGGAAATGTTACCTTGTCCATATCACAGATATTATTACGTTAAAGATGATATGTTAAAGTCTGAATTAGAAGAATTTTCAAAGGGAGAAACTAGAGCGGAAGTAGTAAAGAGAACAGAAACAGAATTATTTGAATTGTATAAAGATCCAAAGCTTGACTATAAGCCAGAACAATTAACAAAGAGGGGGGGAGCTTACTATAGTGATGCTGCCTGTGAATTAATTACTTCAATTTATAATGATAAGAGAATTACTATGGTAGTTAGCACAACTAATAAGGGCTCTATAGAAGACTTGCCATATGATTCAGTGGTGGAGATTTCATCTATTATTACAGCAAATGGACCTCAGCCAATAAACTGGGGAAAGTTTAATCCAGCAGCAAGAGGAATGGTTCAAATGATGAAGGGCATGGAAGAAACAATAATTTCAGCTGCAGTTACAGGAAATTATAACAAGGCACTTCATGCATTTACAATAAATCCATTGGTTCCAAGTGGAGAAATAGCAAAAGAATTATTAAATGAAATGCTATTAGCACATAAAAAGTACTTACCACAATTCAAAGAAGCAATTGAACAATTAACAATGCAGAATGAATAA
- a CDS encoding sensor domain-containing diguanylate cyclase, translating into MTIRKRFIIFSIILGIVPVIISTSICIANFNAKNIELIKQNIITEANDQSMHLEAFFDQNVSDLNITANIPLVKDLLFDSNNKVNIENQKNNRKILNELFSDRINQQFYLSIGLLINNDGIIIASSDDEYINTEIMISSKEIERLKNNELVITNIIEREDFNGGIKSAIIAKPIFLGNQYQGAVINIINMNYFKNILNNIHFFQSGKISVMDSNGKIAVSNSENLKDSINRINTSNNLYEQWIKIDFHSNPNGLIQYEINGKEKIGYYSTINNTGWIVLSGVEWAEFKNPMYKNISNIITFTIFIFIIVIVSYMFIINYFTKPIYKLLEVIRKIKQGYTKDRFIYDKNNEFGEIATAFNDLIDNIEKNKKHIQEKNRDLQSITSNIPGGVYRCRIENGDHILEFVNGGYLNILGYEKHGFKDVFGKKLIELIYEQDKERVIREIREQLCKSNKYNVEYRVKQKDESVIWLLDKGQIMKNKYGKEISYSVVINITESKIIQEELRLSEERYRIVMSQTEDIIFEWNIKDDSIYFSENWKNKFNYESTIVDISKKIYQSNIIYKDDIKKLGKILNDIINGERYKEIEIRLRKNDGEFIWCKIRATAMFDQENNIFRVIGSIIDIHKEKMEADKLLFKAQRDSLTGLYNKGTVESVIEEYLENEGLNSKGALFMIDVDYFKDINDNLGHLVGDYVLSNISSMLSEVFNENSIIGRIGGDEFIVFLKNIDSQEFLYKKADDLVKGFKTDFVEETKDYKVSGSIGISRFPEHGKSFRELFVNADEAVYLAKNKGRDNYCVFGES; encoded by the coding sequence ATGACGATAAGAAAAAGATTTATAATTTTTTCTATAATATTGGGGATAGTTCCTGTAATTATTTCGACAAGTATATGTATTGCAAATTTTAATGCTAAAAATATAGAACTGATTAAGCAAAATATTATAACAGAGGCTAATGATCAGTCAATGCATTTAGAAGCTTTCTTTGATCAAAACGTAAGTGATCTTAATATTACTGCCAATATACCATTAGTAAAAGATTTATTATTTGATTCAAATAATAAAGTAAATATTGAAAATCAAAAAAATAATAGAAAAATATTAAATGAACTTTTTAGTGATAGAATAAATCAACAATTTTATTTGAGCATAGGATTACTTATTAATAATGATGGAATTATTATTGCATCTAGTGATGATGAATATATAAATACAGAAATTATGATTTCTAGTAAAGAAATAGAAAGACTTAAAAATAATGAATTAGTCATAACAAATATTATAGAACGAGAAGATTTTAATGGGGGAATTAAAAGTGCAATAATAGCAAAACCGATATTTTTGGGTAATCAGTATCAAGGCGCAGTGATCAATATAATAAATATGAACTATTTTAAAAATATTCTAAATAATATACATTTTTTTCAGAGTGGGAAAATTTCAGTAATGGATTCAAATGGGAAAATAGCAGTAAGCAATAGTGAGAATCTGAAAGATAGTATTAATAGGATTAATACATCTAATAATTTATATGAACAATGGATAAAAATAGATTTTCATAGTAATCCAAATGGATTAATACAATATGAAATAAATGGAAAAGAAAAGATAGGATATTATTCGACGATTAACAATACGGGATGGATAGTATTAAGTGGGGTTGAATGGGCTGAATTTAAGAATCCTATGTACAAAAATATAAGTAATATAATTACATTCACAATATTTATTTTTATTATTGTAATAGTTTCGTATATGTTTATAATTAATTATTTTACAAAACCAATATATAAGTTGTTAGAAGTTATAAGAAAAATAAAGCAAGGATATACTAAAGATAGATTTATATATGATAAAAACAATGAATTTGGAGAAATAGCTACAGCTTTTAATGATTTAATAGATAATATAGAAAAAAATAAAAAACATATTCAAGAGAAAAATAGAGATTTGCAATCTATAACATCTAATATACCAGGTGGAGTTTATCGTTGTAGAATCGAAAATGGAGACCATATTTTAGAATTTGTAAATGGCGGATACTTAAATATTTTAGGGTATGAAAAGCATGGGTTTAAAGATGTTTTCGGTAAAAAATTAATTGAATTAATTTATGAACAAGATAAAGAACGAGTAATTAGAGAAATTAGAGAACAATTATGTAAATCCAATAAATATAATGTAGAATATAGAGTAAAACAAAAAGATGAAAGTGTAATATGGCTGCTAGATAAAGGGCAAATAATGAAAAATAAATATGGAAAAGAAATTAGTTATAGCGTAGTAATAAATATAACTGAATCTAAAATAATACAGGAGGAACTTAGATTAAGCGAAGAACGTTATCGTATAGTTATGTCTCAAACAGAGGATATAATTTTTGAATGGAATATTAAGGATGATAGTATTTATTTTTCAGAAAATTGGAAAAACAAATTCAATTATGAATCAACTATAGTTGATATTAGTAAGAAAATATATCAAAGTAATATTATTTATAAAGATGATATTAAGAAGTTAGGAAAAATTTTAAATGACATTATAAATGGAGAGCGATATAAAGAAATTGAAATTAGACTTAGAAAAAATGATGGTGAATTTATTTGGTGCAAAATAAGAGCAACTGCTATGTTTGACCAAGAAAACAATATTTTTAGAGTTATAGGTTCAATAATTGATATTCATAAAGAAAAAATGGAAGCGGACAAACTTCTATTTAAAGCACAAAGAGATAGCTTGACTGGTTTATATAACAAAGGGACAGTTGAAAGTGTGATTGAAGAATACTTGGAAAATGAAGGTTTAAATAGTAAGGGAGCATTGTTTATGATAGATGTTGATTATTTTAAGGATATTAATGACAACTTAGGACACTTAGTTGGCGACTATGTTTTGTCTAATATTTCTTCAATGCTTTCAGAAGTTTTTAATGAAAATTCTATTATTGGCAGGATAGGAGGAGATGAATTTATTGTATTTTTAAAGAATATAGATTCACAAGAATTCTTATATAAAAAGGCTGATGATTTAGTTAAAGGGTTTAAAACAGATTTTGTAGAAGAAACAAAAGATTATAAAGTATCAGGTAGCATAGGAATTTCCAGGTTCCCTGAGCATGGTAAGTCATTTAGGGAGCTTTTTGTAAATGCAGATGAAGCAGTATATTTAGCTAAAAATAAAGGTAGAGACAATTATTGTGTCTTTGGTGAGAGTTAA
- a CDS encoding flippase — protein MAKSISKNAIFKAMLNLFNIILPILVIPLVSRSFGDELYGYMGYGDSLTAYFLIFASFGIYQYGLREISKVRDNKAKLRQTFTSLFLFTSVTNIVASSAYMIFVAIFYKNEPYFYTCIILGFNLVFNMFYVEWVNEALENYDFIALKTMVVRIIYSALILLFVREKGDFLFYLYLVVGFNFINNIISFIYVKKKLKFDFSNLQFLIHVKPMLYVVILSNTGVLYTQLDKIMLKDSMGGTTAVGYYYMAQRIMLIVNTLLLTIIQVTMPRLSNYLGNDSKKQYLILLKKVIKIYFLLLFPASIGLLCLSKEAIYIFGGPAFLGAVPVMVVFAIYMLSIGVEGVIANQMIYLHGKEKEDAILVLIGGIINLIFNIILSITGNFNMVSAIITTLIANLIVIALEYRMVKKVIKLDIHLFAYENIKYFYYSLVFIPITFAIKFVISNMIISCVLEVVICGLVYLAILIITKDSVFFELLNKILVKFKHK, from the coding sequence ATGGCTAAATCAATTTCAAAAAATGCGATTTTTAAAGCAATGCTCAATTTATTTAATATAATTTTGCCAATACTAGTAATACCTTTAGTTAGTAGATCATTTGGAGATGAATTATATGGTTACATGGGATACGGAGATTCATTAACTGCATACTTTTTGATATTTGCAAGTTTTGGTATATATCAATATGGTCTGAGGGAAATTAGTAAAGTTCGTGATAATAAAGCTAAGCTTAGACAAACTTTTACTAGTCTATTCCTTTTTACAAGTGTTACCAATATCGTTGCGTCATCTGCATATATGATATTTGTAGCTATTTTTTATAAAAATGAACCATATTTTTATACATGCATAATTTTAGGCTTTAACTTAGTTTTTAATATGTTTTATGTAGAATGGGTTAACGAAGCATTAGAAAATTATGATTTTATTGCTCTTAAAACAATGGTGGTTAGAATAATATATTCTGCATTGATTTTATTATTTGTGAGGGAAAAGGGAGACTTCCTATTTTATTTATACTTAGTTGTAGGTTTTAATTTTATAAATAATATAATAAGTTTTATATATGTAAAGAAGAAATTAAAGTTTGATTTTTCTAATTTACAATTTCTTATACATGTTAAACCAATGCTTTATGTTGTAATTCTTTCTAACACAGGAGTTTTATATACTCAACTTGATAAGATCATGTTAAAGGATAGTATGGGAGGGACTACAGCTGTTGGATATTATTACATGGCTCAAAGAATAATGCTAATAGTAAATACATTACTCCTAACAATAATTCAAGTTACTATGCCAAGACTGTCTAATTACTTAGGGAATGATTCTAAAAAACAATATTTAATATTATTAAAAAAGGTAATAAAGATATATTTCTTATTATTATTTCCAGCATCTATAGGTTTATTATGCCTTTCAAAAGAAGCAATATATATATTTGGAGGACCAGCATTTTTAGGAGCAGTACCAGTAATGGTAGTATTTGCAATATATATGTTAAGCATTGGTGTTGAAGGCGTAATTGCAAATCAAATGATATATCTCCATGGCAAAGAAAAAGAAGATGCTATATTAGTATTGATTGGTGGAATAATTAATTTAATATTTAATATAATATTGTCTATTACAGGAAATTTTAATATGGTAAGCGCTATAATAACAACACTTATAGCTAATTTAATTGTAATAGCACTAGAATATAGAATGGTTAAAAAGGTTATAAAACTGGATATACATTTATTTGCATATGAAAATATTAAATACTTTTATTATTCATTAGTATTCATTCCAATAACTTTTGCAATAAAATTTGTTATATCGAATATGATTATTTCATGTGTATTAGAAGTTGTGATATGTGGATTGGTTTATTTAGCAATCCTTATTATTACTAAAGATTCAGTATTCTTTGAGTTGTTAAACAAAATACTTGTAAAGTTTAAGCACAAATAA
- a CDS encoding TetR/AcrR family transcriptional regulator — protein sequence MNTKEKIIYESLNLFSIKGFDAISVRDIANKVGIKASSLYNHFKNKQDIFDTVIKKYSNYSNQIFKNINTTNNTNNFIINRFKDLSDDQFLKVHMKMFRFYLEDEYIVKFRKILTIEQFNNPEISKIYNEIFINNILDAQAKILTILIDEKLLIKKDPYTLAIQLCSPIFLLFYKYENMTDKEIKILKNHILEFRNTYIMKG from the coding sequence ATGAATACAAAGGAAAAAATTATCTATGAATCATTAAATCTTTTTTCAATAAAAGGTTTCGATGCAATATCTGTTAGAGATATTGCTAATAAAGTTGGAATTAAAGCAAGCTCTCTTTATAATCATTTCAAAAATAAACAAGATATTTTTGATACTGTAATAAAAAAATATTCAAATTATTCAAATCAAATTTTTAAAAATATAAATACTACTAATAATACAAATAATTTTATAATTAATAGATTTAAGGACTTATCTGATGATCAATTTTTAAAAGTTCATATGAAGATGTTTAGATTTTACTTGGAAGATGAGTACATAGTTAAATTTAGAAAAATACTTACAATAGAACAATTCAATAATCCTGAAATATCTAAAATATATAATGAAATATTTATTAATAACATTTTAGATGCTCAGGCAAAAATACTAACTATTCTTATAGATGAAAAACTTCTTATTAAGAAAGATCCTTATACATTGGCTATTCAACTTTGTTCTCCTATTTTTCTATTATTTTATAAATATGAAAATATGACTGATAAAGAAATTAAAATCTTAAAAAATCACATTCTTGAGTTTAGAAATACTTATATAATGAAAGGATGA
- a CDS encoding CTP--phosphocholine cytidylyltransferase, whose translation MRAILMAAGMGTRLRPLTLNTPKSLIEVNGMSLLERQIINLREVGIDEIIVLTGYLHEKFDDLVKKYNLIKVINDKYDIYNNIYTMYLVREYLEDAYVIDADQYITRNFLPKEMPNTSVYYSACKESIKGEWILKYDEQGKIYGIKIGKEEDKPNYIMSGASFWSAKDGALICKKVQEAIEVNNSTDIYWDNIAVDNLKDMDVYIEKIQSNDIFEIDSIEDLEYLKRTLEL comes from the coding sequence ATGAGAGCAATTTTGATGGCAGCAGGGATGGGGACTAGGTTAAGACCTTTAACTTTGAATACGCCAAAGTCTTTAATAGAAGTTAATGGAATGTCTTTGCTTGAAAGGCAAATAATAAATTTAAGAGAAGTTGGAATTGATGAGATTATAGTATTAACAGGATATCTACATGAAAAATTTGATGACTTAGTTAAAAAATATAATTTAATCAAAGTAATTAATGACAAATATGATATTTATAATAATATATATACTATGTATTTAGTTAGAGAATATCTTGAAGATGCCTATGTAATTGATGCAGACCAATACATAACAAGAAATTTTCTACCTAAAGAAATGCCAAATACATCAGTTTATTATTCTGCCTGTAAGGAAAGTATTAAGGGCGAATGGATACTAAAATATGATGAACAAGGAAAGATATATGGAATAAAAATTGGAAAAGAAGAAGATAAACCTAACTATATAATGTCGGGAGCATCTTTCTGGAGTGCAAAAGATGGTGCACTAATATGTAAAAAAGTTCAAGAAGCCATTGAAGTAAATAATTCTACAGATATATACTGGGATAATATTGCTGTGGATAATCTTAAGGATATGGATGTGTATATTGAAAAAATACAATCAAATGATATATTCGAAATAGATTCAATCGAGGATTTAGAATACCTTAAAAGGACACTTGAATTGTAG
- a CDS encoding LPS biosynthesis choline kinase produces MLEDKLEVLKALNDNFNINQRELAKRTNMSLGKVNAVLKDFTMEGFIDRIINNRGTLYKVTEKGMKFLEENIASAKSTRLKIHEEEKKIVKQAVILAAGKAEEFGKPVGMLEIEDIKLIDRTLNILKENGITKIVIVIGYKSEYYEERFKNSKNIILVKSDTYKWTGTMHSLSLAKEYIDDDFLLVENDLIFERKAIKELAESENRDCILFTNESGSGDEAFVEIRDNHLFKMSKDIHQFNRIDGEMIGLTKISYKLYNMMLEEFKGNVNPYLNYEYVLLDVARNYNIGFVKIDDLAWGDADTQKEYEKIKNYLYPTIRRRELSYEINNIKAIIREALKVKDEDITEVELAGGMTNKNYRICVKGSRYILRVAGNGTEQMINRNTEMFNSAIASEKGYNVEVPYFSLETGVKISKFIENAETLTHRSIKKEENLKQVTGILRDLHESTDFHMDNEFNMFRELEKYEGILRKDKGDFFEDYDEVREKVMALEEELKICKRVFVPSHNDLVSENLVKDTEGRIYLIDWEYSGTNDDMWDLAALSLENEFSENDIELMFRLYFNGKEADENSRRRLLIHQICQDMLWAVWTLIKEAEGDDFGTYGIDRYNRAKEYLKKL; encoded by the coding sequence ATGTTAGAGGATAAATTAGAAGTTTTAAAGGCATTAAATGATAATTTTAATATTAATCAAAGGGAATTAGCTAAGAGAACAAATATGTCTCTTGGAAAGGTTAATGCTGTTTTGAAGGATTTTACTATGGAGGGGTTCATAGATAGAATTATTAATAATAGAGGAACTTTATATAAGGTAACTGAAAAAGGAATGAAATTTTTAGAAGAAAATATTGCATCTGCAAAAAGCACTAGATTAAAGATTCATGAAGAAGAAAAGAAAATTGTAAAACAAGCTGTAATACTTGCAGCAGGCAAAGCTGAAGAATTTGGAAAGCCTGTAGGAATGCTTGAAATTGAAGATATTAAGTTAATTGATAGAACTTTAAACATATTGAAAGAAAATGGAATAACTAAAATCGTTATTGTAATAGGTTATAAAAGTGAATATTATGAAGAGCGTTTTAAAAATAGCAAAAATATAATTTTAGTAAAAAGTGATACTTATAAATGGACAGGGACTATGCATTCATTGTCTTTAGCTAAAGAATATATTGATGATGACTTTTTACTTGTTGAAAATGACTTGATTTTTGAAAGAAAAGCTATTAAGGAACTGGCAGAAAGTGAAAATCGTGATTGTATACTTTTTACTAATGAAAGTGGTTCAGGAGATGAGGCTTTTGTTGAAATTAGAGACAATCACTTATTTAAGATGTCAAAAGATATTCACCAATTTAATAGAATTGATGGAGAAATGATAGGACTTACTAAGATTTCTTATAAGTTATATAATATGATGCTTGAAGAATTCAAAGGAAATGTTAATCCCTATTTAAATTATGAATATGTATTATTGGATGTAGCTAGAAATTATAATATTGGGTTTGTTAAAATAGATGATCTGGCTTGGGGAGATGCAGATACTCAAAAAGAGTATGAAAAGATTAAAAATTATCTTTATCCAACTATAAGAAGAAGAGAACTTAGTTATGAAATAAATAATATAAAGGCTATTATTCGTGAAGCTCTGAAAGTGAAGGATGAAGATATTACAGAAGTTGAACTCGCAGGTGGTATGACAAATAAAAATTATAGAATATGTGTTAAAGGTAGTAGATATATATTAAGGGTTGCAGGAAATGGAACAGAGCAAATGATTAATAGAAATACAGAAATGTTTAATTCTGCAATTGCTTCAGAAAAAGGATATAATGTAGAAGTACCTTACTTTAGTCTTGAAACTGGAGTTAAAATATCTAAGTTTATAGAAAATGCAGAAACTTTAACTCATAGAAGTATAAAAAAAGAAGAAAACTTAAAACAAGTTACAGGCATTTTAAGAGACTTACATGAGTCAACTGATTTCCATATGGATAATGAGTTTAATATGTTTAGAGAACTTGAAAAATATGAAGGTATTTTAAGAAAAGATAAAGGAGACTTTTTTGAAGATTATGATGAAGTGAGAGAGAAAGTAATGGCTCTTGAAGAAGAATTAAAAATTTGCAAAAGAGTATTTGTACCATCTCATAACGATTTAGTTTCTGAAAATTTAGTTAAAGATACTGAAGGCAGAATTTACTTAATCGATTGGGAATATAGTGGAACTAACGATGATATGTGGGATTTGGCAGCATTATCTTTAGAAAATGAATTTTCAGAAAATGACATCGAGCTAATGTTTAGGTTATACTTTAATGGAAAAGAAGCAGATGAAAATTCAAGAAGAAGACTATTAATACATCAAATATGCCAAGATATGTTATGGGCAGTTTGGACATTGATTAAAGAAGCAGAAGGCGATGACTTTGGTACTTACGGAATAGATAGATATAATAGAGCTAAAGAATATTTGAAGAAACTTTAG